The nucleotide window AAAACTGCTTTCTGGAGCTTAGCGACGGGTCGGCCCTGGCCCTGCACTTTGGTATGACCGGCGACGTGAATGCCTACCGGCACGACCACGACGCCCCGCGCTTTACCCGCGTGGCCCTGCACCTGGCCGACGGGATGAGGGTAGCCTTTATCGACCCACGCAAGTTTGGCCGCATCCGCCACGCCGAAAGCGTGGACCATTACCAGAAGGACAAGAGGCTGGGTCCTGATGCCCTGGAAGTAACAGCAACGCATTTGCAGCAGAGGATAGGCACGAAAAAGATGATGATCAAGCCCCTGCTGCTTGATCAGGGCATCACGGCGGGATTAGGCAACTGGATTGTGGACGAGGTGCTGTTTCAGGCAAGGATTCACCCCGAGCGTCGGGGAAATACGCTTACTACCAAGGAGTTTACGGCCTTACACAGTGCCATTCAGCTGGTGTTGAGCACGGCCATTGGGCACGAGGCAACTTACCGGCACTTCCCGGCTTCCTTCCTGATTCATGCCCGGGAGTGGGACGACTCCGCAACGCCCGGAACTGAGCAGCACCGCTTCTGTCCGCGTCACCCCAAGACCGAGATAGAAAAAAGCTACGTTGGCGGCCGGGCTACCTACATTTGTCCGCGTTGCCAACCCGCGCCAATCGAGGCAGAATAATACTATTCACCTACTTAAAAAGCCCTTCTATTAACCAATAGAAGGGCTTTTTAAGTGTCCATACCTACTGTAGCACAAAATTTTATGTTTGATTTGTCGAGTTGAACTATCGCAGCAAAATGTTTGAATAATTGTCTTTTTCCGCGAAAGTCTGAACGAAGCGTTTTACCTTTGGGTTAGGTCAGCATCTTCGAGGCAAGTGTGACGAAGAGTTTGTGTAGTTGGAAGAAGAAAATCATTGCCTATGCCCCACGGCTACAACGCGTTATTGCGTGATGTTTCATTCACCTTATTGTCGTTTTCATGAAGAAACTGCCCATTTTCCTGAGCCTGGCCGCTGCTACCTTATCGTTGGCAGCCTGTGAAAAAGAATTGGAAGAAGTAAGTGCCCCGGTCAGGAAGCAGCAGCTGTGAAATCCGAATCGGCCACCGACCTGCTCTCGGCCGGCGGCTGGCGCCTGACGGACCTCACCTCCCGCACCGTTACTGCCGGTTCGGCCGAGGTGCCCACCGTAAGCCTGGTGGGCCGCCTGAAGCCCTGGCTGCTGGATAACACCATCGAATACAAGGCCGGCGGTGCCTACAACGTCAGTGAAGGCGCCCTGAAAGCCACCACGGACGCGCCTGCCCTGACCACCGGCGCCTGGCAGCTCAACGCCAAGGGTGACTCCCTGACCGTGCGGCAGGACAAGAACGTGCGCCGCTACTCCATTGCCGAACTGACCGCCTCTACCCTACGGCTCAATTATTCGGAAGGCACCAGCCCGGTGACGACCTACACCACGGTGTACTCCCACTAATTCCGGCGTTTACTACCGTTCAGTAACAACAAAAAAGGCCTTACCGTGATTGGTAAGGCCTTTTTTGTTGATCAGTCCTGCTAAAGGCAACATCTCTGGCTCCCGTTGACGAGTCCTACCCGAGCGTAGCCATCATGGTGGTGCAGGCCCCAAAACCGATAAGCAGCACCAGTAGGGCGCTCAGAAAATAAGGCGCGGCACTCCGGCCCGGCGAGGGAAAGAAAAATTGTACCAGACCTATTCCCAGATTAATTACGACCTGGAGCAGGTAGAAATAACTAAACACCAGCATAATACCTCCGTCAGTAGCTTTGGCAAAAGCGCCCAGCACCACGGCGCCGGCCACTATGCCCAGCAGGTTGTTGCGCAAAACGTGCTGGTTGGGCTTAGAATTCTCGGCCATAGCGTTAGTGCATGTTGCCCAGCTTGAGGTGGGTGGCGCAGTCGCCAAAGCCGATGAGGAAGATCAGCAGGGCCGCCATCAAAAAGCCCAGGCTATTTTTCTTATTGCCGTTGAGCAGCGCCGCCCGAAACAGCAGGCCGTTGACAAACGACAGCCCAAGCAAGAACAGGAAGATACTCTCGCTGCTGTCGAGCAACTGCCGAACTACGTGGAGCACCAACAAGATGCCCAGGTTGACGAGCAGAATCAGGCCAATACGGCTTTTCTTGGGAGTGGGCGGCGTCTGCATGGCTATAGCACGGAAATTTTGCGCAGTTCGGCCGCAGCTACTACGCTTAGCGGCTTATTGTAAACTATACTGTCGAAAGCAGGCCTTTCCATACGCACGGGTAGGTTTGAAGAGTCGTTGGGGGGCACCGTATTTTCTTCTACTTCTATCGTTTCCTGGTGTTTCGCCTCTTTCGCACACATACCAGTGCCAATGAGCAGTAAGAGCAGAAACGACAAGATAAAGCCCCCGGCAAAGCCTGTAGCGCGCCGCCGCTCCACGAACAGAAATACAAACCCGACTACCGCGTTAAATACCGCTAGCAGTACACAGGCCAGGCCGAGACCAGACACATGTGGCCACACAGGTCTTGCCAGCAGCAATAGAATCACCAGGTTAATGCCTAGCGGCCAGGCGTAGAGGTGCCGCCTTGTATTCGACGGGGTAGCAGGCATAAGTCATCAAATAATATCTATCCGCTCGGCCCGCAGTTCCTCTAACCGGGCCAGCTTTTCCGGGTCGCGGTAGAAGATGTTCATTGTCTCGAAGGGAATAATCTTCAAATCCTTGCTCACGATGTGGACGCAGGACTTTTTCACGGCCCGCACGTCGAAGTTCCAGGCGTCCATAAACTGCAGGATAATGACCCGGAACAGGTTTTCGTAGCTCAGATTGGGCGCCGACACCTGGGGCAGGCAGCAAAGCAGCTGGTTGAGGTCGGGCACCACGGTATCGACAGTGTTGGCCGTGCTGAAAAGGCGGAGCATGTGCTGGCGCAGGCGGGGGTCCCGCTCGTACACGATGGTGTTGCTGCTGTTGGTGAGCAGCTCGGCGGGGTCGATGTAGCGGGTCAGCGGGTAGACCTCGCCTTCCAGCTTGAGGGCGTAGGCCATGGCCAGGGCGTCGGGGTTGCAGGGCACGGGCAGCAAGTCGGCGGCCGTAAATACCGGGCTTTGGGCAATGATGCCCTGACGCACCTCGGTCAGGGAAAACGAGTCGGTTTCGGGGTTGAAGTTGTCAAGGCGGCCAGCGGCCTGGGTGGGCTGAAACGTGACGCCGCGCACGCAGCGTTGCTTCAGGGCAAAGTCAATGATGCTGCCCATTTCGTCGTCGTTGAGGCCCTTTTGCAGGGTCACGACGAGCGTGGTGCTCAGGTTGTACTTGTTCAGGTGCTCCAGGGCCTTGAGGCGGACTTCGCGCAGGTCGCGGCCCCGCATGGTGAGCAGCACGTTTTCGCGAAAGGAGTCGAACTGCAGATACACCTCGAAAGCCCCGGCGTAGGTAGCCAGCCGGGCCACAAATTCTTCGTCCTTGGCCAGGCGCACGCCGTTGGTGTTCACCATCAGGTGCTTGATGGGCTTGCGCTTGCACATATCCAGAATTTCCCAGAACTGCGGGTGCAGCGTGGGCTCCCCGCCGGATATCTGGACCACGTCGGGCTCCCCTTCGTTGAGCACCAGTACGTCTATCATGGCCTCGACTTCCTCCAGGGTGCGGTGCCGGCCGTGGTGGGGGCTGCTTTCGGCGTAGCAGGTGGGGCAGGTCAGGTTGCAGCGGTCGGTTATTTCAATGACCGTCAGGCAGCTGTGTTGCTCGTGGTCGGTGCAGAGGCCGCAGTCGTAGGGGCAGCCGTAGTGGGTGGCGGTGTTAAAGCGGCGCGGCGTTTCGCTGGGCTTCACGTAGTTGCGGATGCTCTTATAATACTTTACATCGGTGGCGATGCGCACCTTTTGCCGGCCGTGGGTGGGGCAGCGCTTGAGCATGAATACCTGCCCGTCTTCGAAGACGATTTTGGCCTCGATGCGGCGTAGGCAGTGCGGACACAGGCTAAGGGTAAAGTCGTAATAGGTATAAGGACGTTCGGGCATAGGGAATGTAAGGTAAAAGCTCGCTGTAGTTATGACTTTACTGCTATTTTTTTAAATGACCTTTGTGGGATATGCATCAATTGATGTGTAATAAGATGCACATAGAATTCCTTGAATTCAGGATTCAGCTTGATTTCTGAAATATGTCTTAACACATAGGGTTCTCCGGTCCAGATAAACTTTTGCGTCTTTGTATTCCACAGTTGTTCGTTGACAATTTCCACTTTATCAGCTACAAACCAGAATATAAATTCCTTATATTCCAGTAAAGCAGTCGGAATACGACTAATTATCTCTGAATACACTTCGTCCCAGTCACAGCCAATCTTACCGCGTAAAAAACGAACCAGAAGATCAAATTTTATTTTACCGTTGTAGACTTTTGGAGTAGACTTTATGCTTTCATAATACGGCAGTTCCTCCAGCAGCAACCTTACTTTTTTGTGCCGTTCATCAGCAAAGCTCCCATTTTGTACATATTCCCTTTTGCTGCCTGAAGTCTTCATTCTGCTTAGCAACCATCTTTTGTTGTGTTCTCGCATAAGCTTGTTTAGTTAACTCGTGAACTTGGTTGCTGGATTCTCGGCGCCCACAGCCACCCATAATACCCCAGCCCCGCCACGCAGGCCCACTGAATAGCCGTAAGGCCCCAGCCGCTCGGGGCGGGCGTGGGCTTGATGAACTCGACCAGCAAGCGGAACAGCAGGTAACCTATCATAAAAAGCCGGAACCGCCAGCCGTTGGGCAGCGGCCGGCGGCGCTCCAGTAGCCAGAGCGCGGCAGCGAGTACGAGCAGCCAGCCGATTTCGTAAAGGTTGGTAGGGTGGCGCGGGATTCCGTCGCCGAAGTCGATGCCCCAGGGCAGGGCCGTTGGCATGCCGAAGGTGCCATCGGTGAGGCCGGCCAGGTGGCAGCCCACCCGGCCCAGGCCCATGCCCACGATGATGGGAAATACCATCAAATCACCGCTGGAAGTAGTTACGCCAAGGTGCTTTTTGGTTAGCTCCACCCCGATCAGACCGCCGAGCAGGCCGCCCACAATGGTTTTGTTGGTGAAGTAGTACAGCCAGCCGCCGGGTGGGTGCAGCAGCAGCTCCGGATGCTCGAGCAGCCCCAGAGCCCGGGAGCCCAACAGCGCTCCGGCCGCGCAGCCTACGAAAATCCAAAGGCGGTGGTCCTCCGAAATCAGGTCGGTGGTGCGGGCGCGCAGGCGCTGGTAGAGCCGGTAGCCCAGGGAGTAAGCCAACACCTCGAACAGCAGGTGTACCGGCAGTACTAAAGGCCCCAGGGCTAGTTGAACGGGGTAAGTCAAGACAACAGGAGTAGCGAAAAAACCAGGTGGCGCGGTATGGCTCTGCTAAATAAGCAAAACAAGACATAGCAACTGGTATAGCTGTCGGCCCGATGCGGCTTAACTACCAGCCCACTTCTAGCCTACCCCCGCAGGGCGGAACGCGCTACTGCAAACCACCCTTCTAAAGTATTGCAGCGCAATACCGTGACCCTAACTAGCTGTTACCTACCCTCGTTAATCTCCGTCATGATTTCCCCAAACAGCCGGGTGGATTTTAGCCGGTCTTCCTGCGCGTACATCGTGGATGCCGTGATGAGCTCATTGGCCCGGGTTTCGGCCAAAAACGCCTGCAGCTGCTTTTTGACGGTTTGCTTACTGCCGACAAAGGAATACTTGAGCATCTGATGCACGGCCGGATGATGCAGCATTTCTTCCAGCTCCTCGGTCATTTCCGTGGGCGGCTGCAAGGCATCCTTGGCCCCGGTCAGGACTCCGACAAACATTCGGATCAGCGTCGTAAACAGCTTTTGCGCTTCTTCATCGGTATCGGCCACGTAGGCGTTGATGGCCACCAAGGTATAGGGCTGCTGCAGCACGTCCGAAGGGGTAAACTCTTCGTGATAAATCTTTAACGCGCTGTGCAGGTGGGTGGAGGCAAAGTGGCTGGCAAACGCGTAAGGCAAGCCCAGCTTGGCCGCTAAATGTGCGCTGTCGGTGCTGGAGCCCAGGATGTAGACGGGCACTGCGGTGCCCTCGGCAATGGGCACCCTGACCGTTGCCCGTTTGTTTTGCACGGAGAAGTAGTTCTGGATTTTGTCTACCTCCCGCGGAAACGAGTGGGCCGCCTGCATAAAATCCGACCGAATGGCCTGAGCCGTTGCCTGGTCGGTACCCGGTGCCCGGCCCAGGCCCAGGTCGATGCGGCCCGGATACAGCTGCGCCAGCGTACCAAACTGCTCGGCCACCACCAGCGGGGAATGATTGGGGAGCATAATGCCCCGGAGCCCACGCGGATGGTATTCGTGTTTTCGGCAATGTAGCCGATGAGAATGGAAGGGGCGCTGCTGCCGATGTTGTCGGAGTTATGATGCTCGGCCAGCCAGTAGCGCCTGTAGTTGTGCAGCTCTGCTTCCTTGGCCAGGGCCAGCGAGTTATGCAGGGTCTGTTGTACCGTATTCCCTTGCGAGACGATGGCAAGCTCTAAAATCGAATAAGCTACCGGTTGCTTATGCGTGCTGTTGATACCGTTGCTAGGCATTGTTTCTGTTGGTTTAGGGCTTCAGGCTGGTGCCTTGTCAGATCCGCTGGCTAGGGCTTTTTCTGTGCCCAACTTCGCGCGGAAGCCGGCAGGAAGCAGGCGATTCGCAGGCTTAATATCCGTGCTTACCCCGCTGCCGGATTATAAGTAACCCTTCCGGCTGGACCTTGTTTGGAATTGGCTGGGTGCCGAGGGCAGCGGATGGTCAGAAAAAACCCAGGCAGCTTGGCCACGCGTGACCAAACTGCCTGGGCTCTTAGGGCCTAAGCCTGACAATCACCAACTACTCGTTGTTTTCCCGAGCGGCCTTGCGAGTGAGCGTGGTGAGCGGAGAGCGGCTGACGGCCGACTCACTCTCGTAGCCGGTGCGGCGCACGTTGGCGACCGGACTTTCGCCGGTGGCGGGCAGGGCGCGGTTTAGCCAGCTCAGAATGTCGGTGGTGGTGCCGGGCAGCAAGCCGTGGAAGGCGGCCAGGAGCTTGGCGGGCAAGGACAGAATAACTTCCCCGTCGCCGCGGCGGCAGGCATTCCAGATCTGACGAGCGGCCTGGTCGGCGCTCATCGTGATGCCGGGCAGGGAATCGGCCACGCTGAACCAGGCGTATTCTTTCTGCTGCTGGCCTTTCACCATGGCATGGCCGGGGCTGCCGGTGCGCATCAGGCCGGGGCACACGGTGGTTACGCTGATGTCGTACTGGCGCAGCTCGGAGCGGAAGCCTTCCGACAAACCCACCAGGGCAAACTTGCTGGCGCTGTAGGGCATCAGGTGAGGCAAGGCCACTTTACCGCCCAAGGACGAGATATTCACGATGCGGCCCGCGCCCCGGCGGCGCATGCTGGGCAGCACGGCGTACATAGCGTGCAGCGGAGCCCAGAAGTGCAAAGCCATGCACTCTTCGTAGTCGCGCACGTCCATGTTTTCGAGCGGGCCGCCCAGGATGATGCCGGCGTTGTTGATAAGCACGTCAATGGGACCAAAGCGGGTTTCGACTTCGGCCACCATGGACCGCACCTCGGTTTCGCTGGTAATGTCGTGGGCCAGGGTCAGCACGTCCTCGTCGGCGGCTCCGCAGGCGCGCAGGTCCTGGCGGGCGCGCTCCAGCTCGTCGGCGTCGCGGGCGCAGATGGCTACCCGGGCCCCTTCCACCACAGCTTGCCGGGCCAGCACCAAGCCCAGGCCGCGGGAGCCGCCGGTGATGAGCACCACGCGGCCGTTGAGGTCGTAGGAGCCGCGGCGGTTGACGAACAGCGTGGCCGCGGCCATCAGAGCGCCGGCGCCTGCGGCGGCCAGCCAGTTGTTTCGGGTTTGTCGCTTCATGCTCTCTTGTAAGCAAACCCGGCCCCAAAGGTTACACTCAGCTATGCATCAGCCGGGCAAGAAAATATTCGGTCAGGACGTTATTGGCGCCGTACTCCTATTTTTGGCACCATCTTTACGTGGGCAAGGTTGTACTCCCACACATTCCGCCGGGCCCCGTGCCCCGATTTTTCTGATGACGATGAAGACCTATTTGCTGGCCTCCCTCCTGCTTTCAGCCACCGTAGCCCAGGCCCAGACCGCCCCGGTTAAGACCAAAACCAAGACCGATGTGGCGGGTACCACCGTGAAGACCAAGGCGAAGACGACGGCACCGGCCGCCGCGCCGAAGCCCGCGCCTACGCCCTCGGCCGAGAAAGTAGAAGCCAAGGCCAACGCCCTGACCGACAACATGCGCCAGGCCCTGAACCTGACGCCGGCCCAGACCGAAAAGGTCCGCCAGATCAACCTGACCAGTGTGCGCAACGTGGAAACAGCCCGCCTGCAATACCGCACTGATGTGCGCAAGCTCAACGCGGTGGTGGACGACATCGGCCAGTCCCGCCTAGCGATGCTGAAAGATGCCTTGGCCCCGACCAGTTTGCCAAGTATCAGCGCAAGCGCGAGGAAAAAATGGGCGTACCCAATGCCACCGGCAGCCAGGGAAACGCCGCTCCCGGCCTGCCCAGCCGCGACGAGTAACTAGCCCTTTGCCAACTCCATTTCCTGCTCAAAGCGGGGCTGCCTTCCGGGGTGGCCCCGCTTTGTTTTGGGCCTTATTTGCGGCGCAACGTCAACAAAACGAGCCGAACGGGGTTTGTAGGGGCTGGGAGCTTCGCACACGGGGCTCTGGTCTTCACCAACTCCTGAGTAGATGCAGCTTGATCTGGACAGCCTGATTTTTGATTTGGACGGCACCCTCTGGGACGCCACGGACACCGTAACCGAGGGTTTTCGCCGGGCCCGGCAGCAGGTAACCTACGTGCAGCACGACATTACCCTGGAGCAGGTGCGGGCCGTGACGGGTCAGCCCTATCCGGTGGTGTACGAGCGGCTGTTTCCGGACCTGAGCGAGGAGCAGCGCGAGAAATTCCGCCGGATTTGTGCCGTCGAGGAGCTGCGCAGCGCCCAGGAACGGGGCGGCGTGCCCTACCCGAGCTGCGGGCGACGCTGGAGTATCTGCGGCAGAAGTACCGGCTCTTTATTGTCAGCAACTGCCAGACGGGCTATATCGAAGCGTTTCTGGAGCACACCCAGACCGGGGAATACTTCGAGGGCCACCAGTGCTTTGGCACTAAGAACCTACCCAAGGCCGACAATATCCGCGAAATCGTGGCGCAGTTTGGTTTGCAGAAGCCGGCCTACGTGGGCGACACCGAGGGCGACCATAGCGCCTGCCGGGCCAATGGGCTGCCCTTCCTCTTTGCCGCCTACGGTTTCGGCGAGGCACCTGACTTCGAGGCACGGCTCGACACGTTCAGCGACCTGCGGCAGCTGCTGTAGCCGGCGGCGGGCTGTGGGCTACTCGTGTTTTGGGTTGAGCAACGGGTGTTTTGCTTTTGGGCAATGGTGTTTTCAATGGGGCAAGGAGTGTTTTCGATTAGGCAAACAGGGTTTTAGGTTAGCCAAAGGGTCTAACCAGAACGACTGCCAGAATTGCAAGCCACCCGCCAACATCGACCCTGACAAGCAAGCCGAATAGCTAGGGAGCCGGAGCCTGTTCTGCCCGCTCTTCACTCCACGTGCCGGCCGCAGAAACGCGCTACGCCGGAGTTCACGAAGCCCATCCCCGATTGCGCTTATTGAACTTTGATTCCGTGAACGAGTTTTTTGAACTCAAACTGAATATTGGAGGGTGTTTACTGTGCTTGTCGGCACCCACAAGGAGCGGTTCAGGGAAACGAGCGTTCAGACAACTACTGTGGGTTCAAGCGTGGCAGCCCGTGCATTGCTACGACCGATAGACCCGGCAACGATATACGTAATGGCCGAATAGGTATAAGTGGGGAGCTTGGGGTCGGTCGGACCTTTGTTCGGTCAACCACCCTACTTTTTTGCGCAAGCATCCTCCCCATGAGCAAAGTACTTTTCATCACCGGCACGTCCAAAGGATTTGGGCGCATTTGGGCCGAAGCTGCCCTGGCGCAGGGCCACCAGGTCGTGGCCACGGCCCGCGACATCAACTCCCTATCCGAGCTGACGAGCCGCTACGGCGCGGCCGTGTTGCCCCTGGCACTGGACGTAACCGACCGCGACGCCTGTGTGGCGGCGGTCACCCAGGCTCAGGCACACTTCGGCCGCCTCGACGTGTTGATTTCCAACGCCGGTTACGGCCACTTTGGCTACGTCGAAGAAATCACGGAGGACGAAGCCCGGCAGCAACTGGAAACCAACGTCTTCGGTTCGCTGTGGGTTATCCAGGCGGTGCTGCCCATCATGCGCGCCCAGCAGCAGGGGCACATCATTCAGGTGTCGAGCATCGGCGGTGTCATGGCCTTTCCGAACCTGGGCATCTACCACGCCTCGAAGTGGGCCGTGGAAGGCTTGTGCGAAAGCCTGAGCCAGGAAGTAAAGCCCCTCAACATTCACGTCACCTTGGTAGAGCCGGGGGCTACGCCACCGACTGGGGACCTCCTCGGCCGTACACAGCGCGCCGAACCCCGCGTACGAATCTCAGCGCGCCGCCATGCAGCAGCGCATGGCCGGTAGTGCCGCCTACATGGGCAAGCCGGAGGCCACGGGCGAGGCGATACTCCAGCTGCTAGCGGCCGAAACGCCCCCCTTGCGCTTGTTGCTCGGTGCCATGCCGCTGCGGATGATTGAGCCCACCTACCAACAGCGGCTTACCACTTGGAAGGAGTGGCAGCCGGTGGCTGAAAAAGCGCAGGGGTAAATCACGTACACCTTGCCTACTGGCTGCCCGCCAGTAGGCAACATTTTACTCGTTTTATGTCCACTATCACCTCCATCGACTCCATCCATGCGCTGCACGCCCGCCTCGGCGACAAGCCCAAGCACCCGCTGCTAACGGTGCTTGACATGGCCGACTTGCCCCAACCGGCGGAGGCCTATTCCGTGCGGCTGGGCTTGTACGGCATCGTCAGCAAGCAATTCGACGGGGTGTTGGGCTACGGCCGGGGCCGGTACGACTTCCAGGAGGGCACGCTCTTGTTCACGGCCCCCAACCAAGTGCTGACGACCAGCGCCGAGGGCACATCAAGGAAGGCTGGGGCGTGTACTTTCACACCGACTTGCTGCGGGGCACCGAACTGGGCCGGAAAATCGAGCAGTACCAGTTTTTCTACTACGACAGCCACGAAGCCCTGCACGTCTCGGACGACGAGCACCGCCTCCTCCGCCAGTGCGTCGACCAACTGCGGCACGAGTGCGCGCTGCCCATTGATGCCCATACGCAAGGGGTACTGGTCAGCCAGCTGGAGCTGCTGCTGCAATACTGCAACCGCTTCTACGCCCGGCAGTTCATCACCCGCGCCCCGCTGAACTCGGACTTGCTGCAGCAGTTTGAGCTGCTGCTCAAAAGCTACTTCACGGGCGACACGCTGGCCGAGCACGGCCTGCCCAGCGTCGCGTACCTGGCGGGCAAGCTGCGCGTGTCGGCGGCCTACCTGACGGACGTGCTGCACAAAACCACGGGCAAGACCACCCAGGAATACATCCACCTGGAGCTGGTGGAGCGGGCCAAGACCCTGCTCTGGGTACCGACAAGCGCGTGAGCGAAATTGCCTACGAGCTGGGCTTTGCCTATCCTTCGCACTTCACCAAGCTCTTCAAAAGCAAAACCGGCCAGTCCCCGCGCGACTTCCGGCAAGGCTAGTGCCCCAACCTTCCATTCAACCCGCTCCCACCGGCCGCGGCGCCGACGGCCAGCGACGCCCTTTTTATTTCTTCAACCTCCCCATCATGACCGAAATACCCGCCATCATCACCCCGTACGACGCCGGCCAAGCCACCTCCATCGGCGGGCGCGACGGCCGCATTGTCTCCGACAACGGCGCGCTCGCGCTGGAACTCACCCTGCCGCGCCACTTGGGCGGCCGCGAGCGGGCGGGCGCCAGTAACCCCGAGCAGCTGTTTGCCGCTGGCTACGCCGCCTGCTTCGGCAACCTGCTCATGGGCATGGCCCGCCAGCAAAAGCTGCGGGTGGGCGAAATCACGGTGGATGCCCACGTGGCGATGGGCGGCACCGCCGACCGCAAGGCTCAACTGGCCGCCCGCCTGGCCGTCAACCTGCCCGACTTGAGCCAAGCCCAGGCGGAGGAACTCGTGGCGCAGGCACACGAGAACTGCCCCTACTCGCGGGCCGTGCGGGGCAACATCGCCGTGGACATCACCGTGACAACCCACCCGGCGGGGCGTAGCGACAAACCCATGCGCGCATTGCTCACGTTAGTTCACACAAACGGTGGTTACTTTTATTTCTATGCAAAAGCCAGTTGGTTCTTTCGTCGTAGTCGATTCCTTATGGATCAACAATTTGGGTTGGGTGCTGATAGGAGAACCCTCAGGGCAAGCGGAGCCTGGGAATCAGTTGGTTTTTCCAGCTGGCACTACGCTTTAATCAAGTCCATACAAGTGTTTAGGGGGCGTGAAAGGTGGAAAATTGGGCTTGTCATCAGTCGTAGCCAAGTACCAGGTGGGCGCGATTTCCCCGAAAAGGAAGTTATCGGGTTCACGGCTCACATCCTGTCACCAAATGCCTGATAGCTCATCATGCAATTGTCTAGCGAAACGAAGGACTTTTAGAGGCCATGTAGTGAGTCTGGTAGCTGGGTTAGTTGCTCTTTTGTTAGGTCAGGCATCTGAAAGCTGTTGGCTTCGATGTGGGCGTACCACGCATCGGGTATAGCGAGGTTATGCCCTTCCACATAGTCCGCTACATCATCGAGCCAGCAGCGCTGCCCATCAGTGACTATACACAGCGAACCCATGGTGCGCTGGCCAGTAAATGGAGAAGGAAAATGGACCCGACTCGTAACACTAAGCAGGTGACCGCTGCGCAGGTACGCCAACAGCCTAGGCAGATCGTAGCGCGCCACTCGGCTCGGATCCACAAACTGTTGGGCGCTAGGATACGCGGCATAGGCAGGCCCGTATTCTTGCCAGTACCCATACCAAGCATAAGGCCAATGGTGCAGCGAAAGAATTGCAGTCATAGACGAAGGTGGCACTAGAAGGGAGGATATCAAAATGGTGTTCAGCCAAACGGTTCGAAAGCTAAACGAGCCTAAAAATTGCTCAGCCACTCGTCACTTGGTATGCCCACTGAGACCACAGCTCCGCCGTCGAAGCTCAACTCGAACCCGGCCTCATCTCGAAGCCAATAACGAGCTTCTTGCTCGTTTTCCTTCTGGGTGAAACGTAACTGGGCCCCTTGCCACTCAAAGGCTCCCACGATAGTTTTGCAGCCGACACACACCACATATAGCTCACGCACTTCCTGAAAATGGTACACGCGCAGCACCAGCCGGCGCAACGAGGGGCTGAACATCCACAGCATTGCTGACCAACCCGTGTGCTCATTCAGCAGAGCTTGTATTCGGACCGGGTCATCGGTATGTTCCATTCAGAAGGGAAGATGTATGAAAAGGTCTGCTAAAGCTACTTTCCTTATTCACGTAAGCGGTCCAATTACTGAAACGAGGGTTTTACCTTGCTAACAAGTTAGCTTTTATCTTTTTGGTATGAGTGTATTTATCCAGCTAGACGAGCGATTGGCGAGCTTCGCTACCGGGCAACACGCTCGGCTGACTCGCGACCGTGACGGCTCCACGCTTCAGCCCCGTGCCAACAATTCCGGCTTCGAAGAACGGCGCATCGATTGGAAACGCGACGAGTTTAACGTGGCCATTCTCATCCAGCCCCATTTCGAGGGTATGACCATTGACACCAGCCGGTGGCATTTTATTGCCGTTGCGTGGGTGCATGTGGTAGGGAGGGGGAAGCATGTCGCGGAGCTGCGCTTGGTCAGCGGTCGGCCCTTCCCCGAAATTGAGGCGTGCGTGGACGAGTTGCTTGCGGCGGCCCTCACGCTTTTGAATGGCTTACAACGGCACGACTTACGACC belongs to Hymenobacter cellulosilyticus and includes:
- a CDS encoding prolipoprotein diacylglyceryl transferase → MTYPVQLALGPLVLPVHLLFEVLAYSLGYRLYQRLRARTTDLISEDHRLWIFVGCAAGALLGSRALGLLEHPELLLHPPGGWLYYFTNKTIVGGLLGGLIGVELTKKHLGVTTSSGDLMVFPIIVGMGLGRVGCHLAGLTDGTFGMPTALPWGIDFGDGIPRHPTNLYEIGWLLVLAAALWLLERRRPLPNGWRFRLFMIGYLLFRLLVEFIKPTPAPSGWGLTAIQWACVAGLGYYGWLWAPRIQQPSSRVN
- a CDS encoding SDR family NAD(P)-dependent oxidoreductase, which produces MSKVLFITGTSKGFGRIWAEAALAQGHQVVATARDINSLSELTSRYGAAVLPLALDVTDRDACVAAVTQAQAHFGRLDVLISNAGYGHFGYVEEITEDEARQQLETNVFGSLWVIQAVLPIMRAQQQGHIIQVSSIGGVMAFPNLGIYHASKWAVEGLCESLSQEVKPLNIHVTLVEPGATPPTGDLLGRTQRAEPRVRISARRHAAAHGR
- a CDS encoding helix-turn-helix domain-containing protein, which codes for MSEIAYELGFAYPSHFTKLFKSKTGQSPRDFRQG
- a CDS encoding radical SAM protein; the encoded protein is MPERPYTYYDFTLSLCPHCLRRIEAKIVFEDGQVFMLKRCPTHGRQKVRIATDVKYYKSIRNYVKPSETPRRFNTATHYGCPYDCGLCTDHEQHSCLTVIEITDRCNLTCPTCYAESSPHHGRHRTLEEVEAMIDVLVLNEGEPDVVQISGGEPTLHPQFWEILDMCKRKPIKHLMVNTNGVRLAKDEEFVARLATYAGAFEVYLQFDSFRENVLLTMRGRDLREVRLKALEHLNKYNLSTTLVVTLQKGLNDDEMGSIIDFALKQRCVRGVTFQPTQAAGRLDNFNPETDSFSLTEVRQGIIAQSPVFTAADLLPVPCNPDALAMAYALKLEGEVYPLTRYIDPAELLTNSSNTIVYERDPRLRQHMLRLFSTANTVDTVVPDLNQLLCCLPQVSAPNLSYENLFRVIILQFMDAWNFDVRAVKKSCVHIVSKDLKIIPFETMNIFYRDPEKLARLEELRAERIDII
- a CDS encoding SDR family NAD(P)-dependent oxidoreductase, yielding MKRQTRNNWLAAAGAGALMAAATLFVNRRGSYDLNGRVVLITGGSRGLGLVLARQAVVEGARVAICARDADELERARQDLRACGAADEDVLTLAHDITSETEVRSMVAEVETRFGPIDVLINNAGIILGGPLENMDVRDYEECMALHFWAPLHAMYAVLPSMRRRGAGRIVNISSLGGKVALPHLMPYSASKFALVGLSEGFRSELRQYDISVTTVCPGLMRTGSPGHAMVKGQQQKEYAWFSVADSLPGITMSADQAARQIWNACRRGDGEVILSLPAKLLAAFHGLLPGTTTDILSWLNRALPATGESPVANVRRTGYESESAVSRSPLTTLTRKAARENNE
- the mutM gene encoding DNA-formamidopyrimidine glycosylase encodes the protein MPELPEVETYRRFLDEVVLHQPITAFEVRDAHVLGTDEETLRQRLVGQHVTGTRRIGKNCFLELSDGSALALHFGMTGDVNAYRHDHDAPRFTRVALHLADGMRVAFIDPRKFGRIRHAESVDHYQKDKRLGPDALEVTATHLQQRIGTKKMMIKPLLLDQGITAGLGNWIVDEVLFQARIHPERRGNTLTTKEFTALHSAIQLVLSTAIGHEATYRHFPASFLIHAREWDDSATPGTEQHRFCPRHPKTEIEKSYVGGRATYICPRCQPAPIEAE
- a CDS encoding HAD family hydrolase, whose product is MCRRGAAQRPGTGRRALPELRATLEYLRQKYRLFIVSNCQTGYIEAFLEHTQTGEYFEGHQCFGTKNLPKADNIREIVAQFGLQKPAYVGDTEGDHSACRANGLPFLFAAYGFGEAPDFEARLDTFSDLRQLL